A genomic region of Acidobacteriota bacterium contains the following coding sequences:
- a CDS encoding DUF1343 domain-containing protein yields the protein MVNRSQGLPVALPQAVGMNAAKLAQIDALVEADIAAKKLPGAVVLVGHKGKIVYRKAYGNRSLVPTVEKMTVDTIFDVASLTKPIATATSIMILVEQGKLRLNDTIGMYIPDIDDAAAKRVTIQQLLTHTSGYRPDFDLGEKWTGREGMLAALKKERLRAAPGTRFVYSDIGFIVLGEIVERIAGNGVHLFFNDNVKEELVNSNDTQFWTFMERMIGRGPKWESYKSGRRMRTAPTENVRGQNSYLGLKFEGDDKKGDEILRGQVHDPTSFRMGGVAGHAGLFSTADDLARYCQMLLNGGTLDGKRVMSAQTVAKMTAPVVVSESGDARGLGWDINTSFSSNRGELFPLGSFGHTGFTGTGVWIDRVSQTFVVFLSNRVHPDGKGDVGPLRAKVATVVASAIEDTPAEKFKQAEAEYNAAVAAQLPKFVTGVQASLLAPQRNTTTASRMLAAPVLNGIDILERDRFKQLAGLKLGLVTNHTGRNLAGKQTIDILKEAANVNLVALFSPEHGIRGELDTEKIDDSKDEKTGLPVYSLYKDGMRRPKPEQTATIDAVVYDIQDIGARFYTYTATLKNVMEEAAKAGKPVFILDRPNPINGNDIDGILANEDKLSFIAAHTTPVRYGLTIGELGMMMNAERKIGADVRVIKMDGWARSMWFDETGQTWVNPSPNMRSLTEATLYPGIGLLETTNVSVGRGTDTPFEVVGAPWINGRNLAKYLNERNLKGVRFVPVRFKPNASVFKDEECSGINIIITERNAFDSVGTGIEIATALRKIYSTDWQVERYARLLVNQEILDAVKRGESPENIDKLIKPKKEEFNTRRASYLLYK from the coding sequence GTGGTGAATCGTTCCCAAGGTCTTCCGGTTGCGTTGCCGCAGGCGGTTGGGATGAATGCGGCAAAACTCGCTCAGATCGACGCTTTGGTTGAGGCTGATATTGCGGCGAAGAAATTGCCGGGGGCGGTTGTGTTGGTCGGGCATAAGGGGAAGATCGTTTATCGTAAGGCTTACGGAAACCGTTCGCTGGTGCCGACGGTGGAGAAGATGACGGTCGATACGATATTTGATGTCGCCAGCTTAACCAAGCCGATCGCGACGGCGACTTCGATAATGATACTGGTCGAGCAGGGCAAGCTGCGTTTGAACGACACGATCGGGATGTACATTCCCGACATCGACGACGCGGCCGCCAAACGCGTCACGATCCAGCAACTGCTCACGCACACATCAGGCTATCGCCCCGATTTTGACCTCGGCGAAAAATGGACCGGCCGTGAAGGCATGCTCGCCGCTCTAAAAAAAGAAAGACTGCGTGCGGCTCCCGGGACGAGATTTGTTTACTCGGATATCGGGTTTATTGTGTTGGGAGAGATAGTTGAACGAATTGCTGGAAATGGTGTCCACTTGTTTTTTAATGACAATGTTAAAGAAGAGCTGGTCAACAGTAACGATACTCAGTTCTGGACATTTATGGAGAGAATGATTGGTCGTGGTCCAAAATGGGAATCCTATAAAAGCGGCCGTCGGATGCGAACTGCTCCGACAGAAAACGTTCGCGGCCAGAACAGTTATCTCGGTCTGAAGTTTGAAGGTGATGATAAAAAGGGAGACGAAATCCTCAGAGGGCAAGTCCACGACCCAACTTCTTTCCGAATGGGCGGTGTCGCCGGACACGCCGGGCTTTTCTCGACCGCTGACGATCTCGCCCGCTACTGCCAGATGCTGCTGAACGGCGGGACGCTGGATGGGAAGCGGGTGATGTCGGCGCAGACGGTGGCGAAGATGACGGCGCCGGTGGTGGTTAGCGAATCGGGCGATGCTCGCGGGCTCGGGTGGGATATTAATACTTCGTTCTCGTCCAATCGCGGCGAACTGTTTCCGCTTGGGTCGTTTGGGCATACGGGTTTTACGGGGACGGGCGTTTGGATCGACAGGGTTTCGCAGACGTTTGTCGTGTTCCTGTCGAACCGCGTTCACCCGGACGGCAAAGGCGATGTCGGCCCGCTTCGGGCAAAGGTCGCTACGGTTGTAGCGTCGGCGATAGAGGACACGCCCGCCGAGAAATTCAAGCAGGCCGAGGCCGAATACAATGCGGCGGTTGCAGCTCAATTGCCGAAGTTTGTGACTGGAGTGCAAGCATCCCTGCTTGCACCTCAACGCAATACGACCACGGCAAGCAGGATGCTTGCCGCTCCAGTCCTTAATGGTATCGACATTCTTGAACGCGACAGATTCAAACAGCTTGCCGGGCTTAAGCTTGGGTTGGTGACAAATCACACCGGACGCAATCTTGCGGGTAAGCAGACGATCGACATATTGAAAGAAGCTGCGAATGTAAATCTCGTAGCTTTGTTCTCGCCGGAGCATGGAATTCGCGGAGAACTTGATACCGAGAAGATCGACGACAGCAAGGACGAGAAAACAGGGTTACCTGTGTATTCGCTTTACAAAGACGGAATGCGTCGGCCAAAGCCTGAGCAGACAGCGACTATCGATGCGGTTGTTTATGACATTCAGGACATCGGGGCAAGATTTTACACCTACACTGCGACGCTGAAGAATGTGATGGAAGAGGCGGCGAAAGCAGGAAAGCCCGTTTTCATTCTCGACCGGCCAAATCCGATCAATGGCAACGACATCGACGGAATTCTCGCTAACGAAGACAAACTTTCGTTTATCGCCGCACACACGACGCCCGTCCGATACGGCCTGACGATCGGCGAGCTCGGGATGATGATGAACGCCGAGCGGAAGATCGGTGCGGATGTTCGTGTGATCAAGATGGACGGCTGGGCACGGTCGATGTGGTTTGATGAGACCGGACAGACTTGGGTCAATCCGAGCCCGAATATGCGTTCGCTGACCGAGGCAACGCTTTATCCGGGAATTGGTTTGCTGGAGACAACAAATGTCAGCGTCGGACGCGGAACGGACACGCCGTTCGAGGTCGTCGGAGCTCCGTGGATCAACGGGCGGAACCTCGCGAAATATCTGAATGAACGAAATCTGAAAGGCGTGCGATTTGTTCCCGTTCGATTCAAGCCGAACGCGTCCGTTTTCAAAGACGAAGAATGCAGCGGCATCAACATCATCATTACGGAACGAAACGCGTTCGATTCGGTTGGTACTGGCATCGAGATCGCGACCGCTTTGCGGAAGATCTATTCGACCGATTGGCAGGTCGAAAGGTACGCCAGATTGCTCGTAAATCAGGAAATTCTCGACGCCGTAAAACGCGGCGAGTCGCCTGAAAATATCGACAAATTGATAAAACCAAAAAAAGAAGAATTTAACACTCGTAGGGCATCATATTTGCTTTACAAATGA
- a CDS encoding LysR family transcriptional regulator, protein MEIRQLKAFLAIAEAKTFTAGARRVNVTQAAISMQIKQLEDEVGLPLFVRTPRRVIVTEAGEHLIGRARRILREHDTALAEIAELGGVEHGRLRIGSASAEFATQQLPHILQGLREKFPNSELGVTSGTSQTLIEKIQHGEIDIAFVSFPVDAPNIQTDLLFSDEIVAIAHPKHSLANERYISAATLAGEKLILGERGGNTRRMIDDFFHAANVRPNIVMELSRQEAINQMVENNLGVGIAGAKTIADEIREGRLVSWLIEGAEINWELGLARLRGGYFSPIAKEFVGLCKESFVAREKELKAKR, encoded by the coding sequence ATGGAAATCAGACAGCTAAAAGCGTTTTTGGCGATCGCCGAAGCGAAGACCTTTACTGCCGGTGCGAGGCGTGTGAACGTCACACAGGCGGCCATCTCGATGCAGATCAAACAGCTCGAGGATGAGGTCGGACTGCCGTTATTTGTCCGCACGCCCCGCCGCGTGATCGTGACGGAGGCCGGGGAACATCTAATTGGAAGGGCACGGCGAATATTGCGTGAACACGACACCGCATTGGCTGAGATCGCCGAGCTTGGCGGCGTGGAGCACGGGCGGTTGCGTATCGGGTCCGCGTCGGCGGAATTTGCGACGCAGCAATTGCCGCATATATTGCAGGGACTTCGCGAAAAATTTCCCAATTCCGAACTCGGCGTAACCTCCGGCACAAGCCAGACGCTGATCGAGAAAATTCAGCACGGCGAGATCGATATTGCGTTTGTGTCGTTTCCGGTCGATGCTCCAAATATACAGACCGATCTGTTGTTCAGCGACGAGATCGTCGCGATCGCACATCCGAAACATTCGCTCGCGAATGAGCGATATATCAGCGCGGCAACGCTCGCGGGCGAGAAGCTCATCCTCGGCGAACGCGGCGGTAATACGCGGCGAATGATCGACGATTTTTTCCATGCAGCGAACGTCCGGCCGAACATCGTGATGGAACTCTCACGGCAAGAAGCGATCAATCAAATGGTCGAAAACAACCTCGGCGTCGGCATCGCCGGTGCCAAAACGATCGCCGACGAGATCCGCGAAGGCCGCCTCGTCTCATGGCTCATCGAGGGTGCCGAGATCAATTGGGAACTCGGCCTCGCACGCCTCAGAGGCGGATATTTTTCGCCGATCGCGAAGGAATTCGTCGGGCTTTGTAAAGAAAGCTTCGTCGCGAGGGAAAAGGAACTAAAAGCAAAGCGATAG